GCCTTGCCTAAATGTATAACTTTTATGGCAAGTTTATGGTAGTGAAtcagttaaatatttttaatatctatATGAGTATCTCTATGTATATCATGTACCACATATATCTGTAGgtataattttatatttgactctaCCAAATCGATACCTTCCTCATTATGGAAAATCACGGGCTTAATCCTGCAGTGGTTTGGTTTATCAATAATTATGTCATGACTGATGTGCTTATAATCATAATAAAATTAGTATACATATTTTACtaccaataaaaaataaaccacGTATAATACAACTTTTTTTACTAAGTTACCTATAAAGTAATCCGTATATAACGGGGAGATGTAAATTCCACAAATATTTAATATCGTTTTTTATTAGGATTTGGTATCTTGTAAAATCTGTGTAATACATTTGTAATTAATATCACTATCAGATATCAGATCAGAAGATTATGTACTTTAGTATATTTTCGTATGAAAGGGACGCCAAAGTTATACAACCAGAAAAACAATTATGTTCATCTGGTTGTAAAGATATATGATATGGCTTCTCTTGAAAAATGATTTGTATGGTTATTGTAGTGCCATACACACTTTTTTTACCTATACTGGCTTTCTGAGTTTGTACTGCTAAGTAAGTAATATATTTTATTCCATATAATGTTACTATTTCTCAAGGATTAATTTTCTACGGCATTCTAATAGTTTTATGCTTGGGTGTCCAAATATGTGAAGCGTCAAgatttatttaagtttattgtaATTGTatgcccaacaccgaaaggtacaaatgggtctactgattaagtaaagtaaagttattGTAATTGTGTCCAGTGACGCACCCAGGGGGGTTTTGGAGGATAACCCACCCCCCATCCCAGGGTACTTTCGACACTGTTACAAATTTTTCTAAGAACTCAACatagaggtagcataaaaaaatttcggtgcccaaTCAAACGCCCCTCCCCCTCACAGGATAATTCTAGGTGCGCCACTGGTTGTTTTAAGCTCAAGCTACCGTTCTGAATCTGATTTTTATGGCTGTAACAATACAATGTGTTTTAGCTTTCACAGTCGGTGTTTTGTAATGATATATTCTTTTCAGAGTTTATATTACTTTTCTGTCGTGTCGGCACTATCATTTGCGATGCAGTAACGGTCATAACAGATCTGCAGCAGTAAAAAGTGAAAAGACTGGAAGGAATAATTCCAGATAGAGGAACACAAAGTATCATTACAATACAGAGGATTGAACCATTTAAATCCACAacagtttttaaaaactttattattaacAGACGCAAGGAAcacattattaaatttatttatacaaaagatcTAAAAATTAGAAAAGTACGATTGATAGATCAATCCGAACGATGTGGTGGCGAAGTACAAAAAACAGCACCACCACGTAGCAAATCCGAACAACCCCCTGAACACAGTCTTCGGGAAAACAGACTTGAGACTCTCCAGGGTTAGATGGAATTCGGCTGCGGTGTCTGATATCGATTTTGAGTCTTCGCTAGAACCGAAGATTTCCATATTCGGCAGAGACTTTTCGGCTGCTACCATTGTCTCATTGTCGGAAGGTTGGTACTTCAATAGTTCGCCTGTCCACTGGTATTCGCCGAGAGTTTTGTACATCAGAGTGAAGAAAGAGCATAGGACGATCGGTGCCACATATTGTAGAGTTACCACGCAAAGATAGTAAAAAACAGCAGCaatctacaaaattaaataaggaGTAAACAGGTAAATTATGCAAAAAAACAATAGTCTAGGTCTAGATCCATCGAAAAATCGTAATTTCGTCTAATTTGTTGACTTGCGATAATTtggtaaacttttttatttagatGCAATCAAACgcagtataaaaatgaaaaatgtcaATTGTTGTGTAACAAATTGTTAAAATACAAGCAAAAATTGTTGTTAAACGTTTTATAAATTCCCTAGCCGCAATTATTTACTAGAAAGTCAGAAATTATATTGTTGTAGTACAAAAGATATATGCAAACAGCACTGCAACAGAGAACGGCAGGTTGTCTAGATATGGCGGAACTCAGTCAACAGACCAAGCTCAAAGATTAATTTTAAAAGCtcttaaatatgtatttttaattgaatatattTTCTTTGTTTATAAAACTGATAAATTTCATATAAACATTCGCTTTAATCCAAATCCAAGCTGATATTAGAAGTGTTTTCTGATAATATTGCTTTTTGAAAGAATAGCAATACGGTAAAAATGATAAAAGTGATCTCAGTTTATTCCACAGACCACTTGTGGTGTATTTTCTTTTCATCAGAGGTCGTCGGGTCATGAACAGCTCACAGCAACTACTATtttaccatcgagcaaaaagacaaaagagggaatctaatcgttatgaaaaggcgaccaaaaaagtggcctctgatggcggacatatccggaaatgcgaatgcgccaaatttaaatttttcgacacttattaacagtagctataaaatagttttcagaatgtgtcttagacgagaaaattttaattaaatattaacgataacagtctaaaatgtgaaacaattgttaaaaagcttcaatataaataagatttcatggacaaataataacataacccaactaaatttgatttcttaaacaagaaaagactctctttccttgtttaatttggcctctcaagatggcacttcctgtctaacaatatttttgcccccactacctttacattccctcttttgtctttttgctcgatgtatTTTACATAACCACGTAAAATCATGAGAAAATTTGaagcaaattttaaataaataatccaTGAATCACATTTAAGAGTATATTTTACCCTTAAATTCTAAAACATGACTTTTAATAGTATAGCAACTAGGAAATTTTTGAGATTAGAACTCGAGGCTCTAATTTTTGTGTTCCGAATTTTAAATTGAGGATTAAATGACTATCTCTTTTGCAAAATGTGCTGTTACAATTAATGTAACATGGTTTATTTGTcgtcaaatttaattttatttcttaaaaatatttcaaatttatttttaaatagacaTTCCATCTTTTAACAAATATTCTGATTTTTGAAATCACTTTTCTTTGACCAACAAGGCGCGATGATGGAACAGTTATTCCGAAAATGTTCTGTGATGTCTgtcttttttttcctttttttaggTAAGTATATAAcgaatttttgtgttaaaaattttaaagtgtgGATGAAATGACTTTAGTCTAATGGTCTTTTGTGCTCTAAAATTCGTTTCTTCGTATTTGTACTATGTAAATTTTCGGACATCTTCAATATTTTGTGAACAATAATTGTTTATAGTTACTAATTTTTATACATGCTTGGTTTATACAATAGATACTAgttttcttctttatttaaatCTGTTAGGCTCAAAATATACCGTCATAAATATCGTCGCCGAGCaaaatgaagcaaaaaacattaaatatcAATCGTTTTTCTTTTTCGAATGAATATACATAACGAATTGATGATTTGGATTTAACAggttttttttcagatgaaaccAGTTCTAGTTTGATATTATTACCTACCTATTTAGTATACAAAAAGATTGACCAAAGACACTGAAAGATTCTAGATCACGTCCAGTCTACTTATTGTAGACCTGTCACTTTAAACCCCACCTACAAGTCTCCCAATCGCATTCGTGGAAGTGATTTTTGGAGCCTTGGTCCATTAGTATCCCCAGTGTGTATATATTTCTAATAAATCGCATAAATATAGAGCTGTACAATTCAAATCGGACTCTTTGTCGATTTGGGGTCTACCATTTATGCAGCACTCTATCGGTAGCCGTCTGGGAGCCATGGCTTGCCCAGCGCTCCAGCCTGAGTTTCTTATTTTGTTTTACAAGACATGCTAACGTCAACGCCAGAACCTCTTTGGATTTGGAGGTTTTTCACTCTTACTATACTAATACCGACCCATAGAAGTAAGCGATTCCATGGCCTCCttaaattatgacatttttcgATGGTTCTATAGATTTTATACCGGCACTTAACTACAtacattaatttgttttgttcaCCTACTTGCTTTTGCAGCTCCGTGTTGGTTATCCTTCCAGCTTCCTTCTTCTGATTTTCCAATCGATGGAAAGCCATGTCGAGATAGGCTTGTAAATACCAAGGCATCAAAACTAATTTAAGACACATCGTGGCAACAATGGCTAACAATCTAAGTGAATCGAAAGCATCTTCTGTCATCCTACAAGTACAATCGTCTAAACAGCTGAAAATTACTTAGGTAACGTTACTTACAGAGGCTCAGTTCGCCCGGAGAAAATTCTGTCAGTCAAGTAGTCCCTGGATACCGGTTTTATCCAGAAAATTACCAGGATAAACGGCAAGGCGAATGTGAAGTTGAGAAGTAGCTGTTTTAGCTTGTTAtcttgaaaatatctacaaaacaaCATTATGTATTTTATTGCTAGATAAAAGATTAAATTTGGATTATTAAAGGTGAGAAAGAACTTCCAAAATAGAAGCATCATAAAAGGCAGGTCCAATATAACTTCGAAATATCTTGAAAAATGACAAAACAAATTGTTTAACATATTTGTGCATGAttaatattgttatattgttaccaacaccataaaaaaatgaacaataaatTATTTCCAAAGCAAAATAGTGATAGCGATAGGAGAGTGAAGGGGGGAAGGACAAAAGGGTGGGTAGAAATGACTAATGAGACAGTAATTGGTTATTCCTCTTTTTATGTCCAAAGCACTATTATTGTCTTGGTTCTGCAACTTTATTATGTTCCTAAACTAACATTCTTATGGTATTTATTATGTTCCTAACTTTATGTTCTTAAACATGAAAACCTGGACAAAAAGATATGGTTGTTTATTTTGATAATGCCAGATTCAGTCCTAACCGATAATATAACATTTtgtagttaaaaataaaagtacccagacattgatgaaaaaataaattttttccgTCACCTTTTTTCTAAACCTCGTATGTTACATGAAATTTTGTGATAAGAGGGAAAAAAGAAAGTCAGAAATGTGTTGTagggtaaaaaaaaatatttgcataCAACACTGCAACACAGAATGGCAGGTTGCCTAGATTTGGCACAATTCAGTAAGGTAAGTCAGCTACCAACTTGGAAGATTAATTTTAAAagcttttaaatatattttttacttgaaTATATTTACTTTAAGTATAAAACTGATAAATTTTACACAAGTGTTTTCCGATATTGATTTgaaaatgagtaaagaaaatcGTTTCTTGCCAAAAAGTGTAATATTATGTATGTATTATAAGTTATTGATATCGATAGAAATACACTTTATTgacttttgtgtttaaaaaaggtTAAAACTATTTAAAACCTGTCTATATAACATAAgcaaagtaaaaaaacatttataaaccAACAGCAGCTAAAGCTAATGTAGTAAACTTACTTTAAAAGTACCCAGTGCATTTTGGCAAGTCTAATTCCTGGAAACGTGAAAAGAGCACCGAGAAGTCCACACCAGACGGCCATGAAGAACTTCAAAACAATTTTTGAAGCTGGTCCACTTCaaacaaaaccaaaattatgTATTAATGGAACAACAAAGTTTCTAAATAGTTATTCATATATTATAACCTACTAATTTTAAAAATGAGTCAGATCCCAAGAGGCACACAGAGATACTCAGGGAAGAGTGAACTTCAGACTTCATTTCACTGAACACATAAATCACACTTTCTTAATACATTCCAAAATCAACAAAGAAAACGGCTGTAACGTCAAAATAAAGTCAACAGGCACGTCTCTAAAAGAACTTccgaaacattccacacatcctttccttatacagcaagcttataaaaatgtaatatccaaatacccaacaaagccatcaaatcttcactgatgcttccaaatgtcatgaaggacatgctgcagcctacatctacgaaaacgtcaagtctaccatacgaatcccaacaaattgttgtatatataccggagaacttacggcaattcaccaggccgtgaaaaaatgttgttctatcaatgaaagcaaatttgttatcatcaccgattcaatgagtgcattactt
The genomic region above belongs to Diabrotica undecimpunctata isolate CICGRU chromosome 8, icDiaUnde3, whole genome shotgun sequence and contains:
- the emei gene encoding transmembrane protein 161B — protein: MALLGAQLVITLIMISVIQKLGPHYSLARWLLCSTGLIRYLYPTDSELRELANIPKEKSKNRKNPKAQTNGKTTVDTFHIPRSLDIKLDSIKITRQDVIHIRYYTEYQWLVDFSVYAAVIYGATELYQVWFPLKNEINLSMVWCFLVILFAIKLLLGLTVQYFKGEESIGERSTCIVMGFIYLLISMMVLIVDEKTLEIGLEDAYDSFNKSASVFLEKQGLSSTGPASKIVLKFFMAVWCGLLGALFTFPGIRLAKMHWVLLKYFQDNKLKQLLLNFTFALPFILVIFWIKPVSRDYLTDRIFSGRTEPLMTEDAFDSLRLLAIVATMCLKLVLMPWYLQAYLDMAFHRLENQKKEAGRITNTELQKQIAAVFYYLCVVTLQYVAPIVLCSFFTLMYKTLGEYQWTGELLKYQPSDNETMVAAEKSLPNMEIFGSSEDSKSISDTAAEFHLTLESLKSVFPKTVFRGLFGFATWWCCFLYFATTSFGLIYQSYFSNF